From a region of the bacterium genome:
- a CDS encoding TPM domain-containing protein has product MMRFSKLLAAASLCLILAASVALSGSVEFPAYKGYVNDYVGLIKHSDEVKLTALLSELEKKTTAQVAVVMVHATAPLDLETYSVELAQEWGVGQKGKDNGVLILIAKDDRKMRIEVGYGLEAKFTDGMAGRMMRQYFLSYFKDGRFAQGTVLGTTAVAKHVASIYGVKLEGLAALPKVDALRRQPAHGFGCGAFGLLPLLILLIFFRMFWRLLFFGSLFGLGSRGGFWSGGGSSGGFSGGFGGFGGGSFGGGGASGSW; this is encoded by the coding sequence ATGATGCGTTTCAGCAAACTTTTGGCCGCGGCTAGTCTATGCCTCATTCTAGCCGCATCGGTGGCGCTCTCAGGCAGTGTGGAGTTCCCAGCTTACAAGGGCTACGTCAACGACTACGTAGGGCTCATCAAGCACTCCGACGAGGTGAAGCTCACAGCGCTTCTTTCCGAGCTTGAGAAGAAGACTACTGCGCAGGTCGCCGTTGTCATGGTGCATGCCACAGCGCCGCTTGACCTCGAGACGTATTCGGTCGAGCTCGCTCAGGAGTGGGGCGTTGGCCAGAAGGGCAAGGACAACGGCGTCTTAATCCTCATAGCCAAAGACGACAGGAAAATGCGTATTGAGGTCGGATATGGGCTCGAGGCGAAGTTCACCGACGGCATGGCCGGGCGGATGATGCGCCAGTATTTCCTGTCATATTTCAAGGATGGGCGGTTCGCTCAGGGGACCGTGCTGGGCACAACGGCCGTGGCCAAGCACGTTGCCTCGATCTACGGCGTCAAACTGGAGGGCTTGGCTGCTCTTCCCAAGGTCGATGCCTTGAGGCGTCAGCCCGCCCACGGGTTTGGATGCGGCGCGTTTGGTCTGCTGCCCCTTCTCATCTTGCTGATTTTCTTCCGTATGTTCTGGCGCCTGCTGTTCTTTGGCTCTTTATTCGGATTGGGGAGCAGAGGTGGATTCTGGTCTGGCGGAGGCAGCTCGGGCGGATTCTCTGGCGGGTTCGGCGGGTTTGGTGGAGGCTCGTTCGGTGGCGGCGGCGCATCAGGGTCTTGGTAG
- a CDS encoding LemA family protein: MSKGLKVVLIIVVVLAVFLLMAGGWFVRNYNKVVSLDEAVSESWGQVETQLQRRYDLVPNLVETVKGYAKHEKEVFTEITKARAMVGSAQTIPDKIGANNNLTSALARLLVVVENYPDLKASQNFLNLQDELAGTENRISVARYRYNIAAKELNEFIKGIPGVIFARIRGTNPATYFEAPKEAKEAPAVKF; this comes from the coding sequence ATGAGCAAAGGCCTCAAAGTTGTTCTGATCATTGTGGTCGTCCTTGCGGTGTTTCTTCTTATGGCAGGAGGCTGGTTCGTCCGCAACTACAACAAAGTGGTCTCGCTCGACGAGGCGGTCTCCGAGTCCTGGGGACAGGTCGAGACGCAGCTTCAGAGGCGCTACGACCTTGTGCCGAACTTGGTCGAGACTGTAAAGGGATATGCCAAGCACGAGAAGGAAGTGTTCACCGAGATAACCAAAGCGCGGGCCATGGTCGGGTCTGCCCAGACCATTCCCGACAAGATCGGCGCAAACAACAACCTCACTTCTGCGCTTGCGCGGCTTTTAGTCGTCGTCGAGAATTACCCCGACCTCAAGGCCAGCCAGAACTTTCTGAACCTTCAGGACGAGCTCGCCGGGACCGAGAACCGAATCTCTGTCGCCAGGTACCGCTACAATATCGCTGCGAAGGAACTGAACGAGTTCATAAAGGGCATCCCGGGCGTTATCTTTGCCAGAATACGCGGCACGAACCCGGCGACTTACTTCGAGGCGCCGAAAGAGGCAAAGGAAGCTCCCGCGGTGAAGTTCTAG
- a CDS encoding glycosyltransferase — MASRKPPVSIVVPVYNAEGTIADCVGALLGLDYPRRLVQTIVVDNNSTDNTPDILQQFNSIDYVFEPKKGAYQARNTGAKFAQHDIIAFTDADCIPKPDWLSRLVDGLVHPQPPAANRQRSTVNRQPPTNGFAIVGGKVEAYPPSNLVERYIDYRKILDQEKMAERSEFSLPFFVTANCLVRRDVFEQLGGFDTYFEIAGDADFCWRAQQAGFGLRYSPEAVIVHKHRSDLLGLYSQSFQYGFGRASLFAKHGASFRRRFRFDWKEHVFLVESILKSIIAPVARRPKSEALLPVFDTIAYSALTLGKIYGSFKRGTLVL; from the coding sequence ATGGCAAGCCGAAAGCCGCCCGTATCCATTGTCGTGCCCGTCTATAACGCCGAGGGGACGATAGCCGACTGCGTTGGGGCTCTGCTTGGACTGGATTATCCCAGGCGGCTCGTTCAGACCATCGTTGTTGACAACAACTCGACCGATAACACACCCGACATTCTCCAGCAGTTCAACAGCATAGATTACGTCTTCGAGCCCAAGAAGGGCGCATATCAGGCGAGAAATACTGGCGCAAAGTTCGCCCAGCACGACATCATAGCCTTCACCGACGCCGACTGCATACCGAAACCAGATTGGCTTTCGCGCCTCGTCGATGGGCTCGTTCATCCCCAACCGCCAGCCGCCAACCGCCAACGGTCAACGGTCAACCGCCAACCGCCAACTAATGGCTTCGCCATCGTGGGCGGGAAGGTTGAGGCATACCCTCCGTCCAACCTCGTCGAGCGATACATAGATTATCGCAAGATACTGGACCAGGAGAAGATGGCCGAGCGCTCCGAGTTCTCGCTGCCGTTCTTCGTCACCGCCAACTGCCTCGTGAGGAGAGACGTGTTCGAGCAGCTCGGCGGCTTCGACACCTATTTCGAGATAGCGGGCGACGCCGACTTCTGCTGGCGTGCCCAGCAGGCGGGATTCGGGCTGAGATACAGCCCTGAAGCGGTGATTGTCCACAAGCACAGGTCGGACTTGCTGGGTCTTTATTCGCAGTCCTTTCAATACGGTTTCGGCCGCGCCTCGCTCTTTGCAAAGCACGGTGCTAGTTTTCGCCGGAGGTTCAGGTTCGACTGGAAGGAGCACGTTTTCCTGGTAGAGAGCATACTGAAGAGCATCATCGCACCGGTCGCTAGACGGCCAAAATCCGAGGCGCTGCTGCCGGTATTTGATACAATTGCCTATTCTGCGCTGACGTTGGGCAAGATTTACGGTAGTTTCAAGAGAGGGACGCTCGTGCTATGA
- the hflC gene encoding protease modulator HflC, which translates to MTKNATPIPKGLYLLGGFILLAIVVNMIFFTVDETEQAVILQFGKFVRTIREPGLHAKVPYPIQTVRILDKRVLEYDSEPREIVTGDKKTLVIDNYARWRISDPLLFMKKVVNEAGAQTRLDDIVYSVLRVDLGKHNLDEIVLKRGPIMDTVSEECTAKMTEFGIEIVNVRIKRADLPEENERAVFERMEAERSRKAKQYRAEGRQTATEIKAETDKERTVILAEAYKQAKTTEGEGDAEATEIYAEAFSQDVEFYQFWRTLQAYNKTVDNRTTLVIAPDSPFFKYLRSGARK; encoded by the coding sequence ATGACAAAGAACGCTACTCCGATACCGAAGGGACTGTATCTGCTTGGCGGGTTCATACTCCTGGCGATCGTCGTGAACATGATCTTCTTCACGGTCGATGAGACGGAGCAGGCGGTCATCCTTCAGTTCGGCAAGTTCGTGAGGACAATTCGCGAGCCGGGGCTTCACGCGAAGGTCCCCTATCCGATACAGACGGTGCGCATTCTCGACAAGCGGGTACTGGAGTACGACAGCGAGCCCCGCGAGATCGTAACTGGCGACAAGAAGACGCTTGTGATTGACAACTACGCCAGGTGGCGAATCTCCGATCCTCTGCTGTTCATGAAAAAGGTCGTGAACGAGGCGGGCGCCCAGACGAGGCTGGACGACATAGTCTATTCTGTGCTGCGCGTCGATCTTGGCAAGCACAACCTCGATGAGATCGTATTGAAGCGCGGCCCAATAATGGACACCGTTTCCGAGGAATGCACGGCAAAGATGACGGAATTCGGGATTGAAATCGTGAACGTACGTATCAAGCGAGCAGACCTTCCCGAGGAGAACGAGCGCGCTGTCTTTGAGCGAATGGAGGCCGAGCGGTCGCGAAAGGCGAAGCAATATCGCGCAGAGGGTCGGCAGACGGCGACAGAGATCAAGGCGGAGACCGACAAGGAACGGACGGTCATTCTGGCCGAGGCCTACAAGCAGGCCAAAACGACCGAGGGCGAGGGCGACGCCGAAGCAACAGAGATATATGCCGAGGCGTTCTCTCAAGACGTGGAGTTCTATCAGTTCTGGCGGACGCTTCAGGCCTACAATAAAACTGTTGATAACAGGACCACGCTGGTGATTGCTCCGGACTCGCCGTTCTTCAAGTATTTGCGCTCGGGGGCCCGCAAGTAA
- a CDS encoding 2,3-bisphosphoglycerate-independent phosphoglycerate mutase — translation MRKSKGLLLIQDGVGDRPIYKLGRRTPLEAANTPNMDNLARNAVNGLMDPLAPGIRVGTDVGHLALFGYNPLRTYWGRGPIEAAGISIKMEPQDIALRCNFATVDDEMRVKDRRAGRIREGTRRLAGELNGLKIADDIEVIFKEATEHRAVLVLRGEKLSPEITDTDPGPGHVGERVRRCEASEPGLKLAQRTADAVNKFVERSHEILKDHPTNKARIEEGKLPANIVLTRGAGAALKMRSITERFGLQGACIAGESTVLGVARMAGFDIFTSPRFTANVDTILEDKARYATEALKVHDLVVLHVKGTDILSHDNRPLDKMHFIEKIDEMLGLVLSQIDENVYVALGADHSTPCEVGDHTADPVPITIYGPDVLADNVAGYSERSCQRGGLCRITANQFLLTLLDFMGFTYRYGS, via the coding sequence GTGAGGAAATCGAAGGGATTGCTGCTTATTCAGGATGGTGTGGGCGACCGTCCGATCTACAAGTTGGGCCGCAGGACACCTCTTGAGGCAGCCAACACGCCGAACATGGACAACCTCGCCCGTAACGCTGTTAACGGTCTGATGGACCCGCTGGCGCCAGGGATTCGGGTTGGGACTGACGTTGGGCACCTGGCTCTTTTTGGCTATAACCCGCTCAGGACTTACTGGGGCAGGGGCCCGATCGAGGCGGCGGGGATCAGCATTAAGATGGAGCCTCAGGACATCGCACTTCGCTGCAACTTTGCGACTGTCGATGACGAGATGCGTGTGAAGGACAGAAGGGCTGGCCGCATTCGGGAAGGCACGCGCCGGCTCGCCGGCGAGCTCAATGGCCTCAAGATTGCGGACGACATCGAGGTTATCTTCAAAGAGGCGACGGAGCATCGGGCAGTCCTTGTTCTGCGCGGCGAGAAGCTTTCTCCGGAGATTACGGACACCGACCCTGGCCCGGGACACGTCGGCGAGAGGGTCCGAAGGTGCGAGGCGTCGGAGCCTGGGCTGAAGCTTGCGCAGCGAACAGCGGACGCGGTGAACAAGTTCGTCGAGCGGTCACACGAGATACTGAAGGACCATCCAACGAACAAGGCCCGCATCGAGGAGGGCAAACTGCCGGCGAATATAGTCCTTACGCGAGGCGCCGGCGCTGCGCTCAAAATGCGGAGCATCACGGAGCGGTTTGGGCTTCAGGGGGCGTGCATAGCGGGCGAGAGCACGGTCTTGGGAGTGGCGAGGATGGCAGGTTTTGACATCTTCACGTCGCCTCGTTTCACTGCCAATGTTGACACGATACTTGAAGACAAGGCGAGATACGCGACCGAGGCGCTCAAGGTCCACGACCTTGTCGTGCTGCACGTGAAGGGGACTGACATCCTGTCGCACGACAACAGGCCACTGGACAAGATGCACTTCATCGAGAAGATCGACGAGATGTTAGGTCTGGTGCTGTCCCAGATCGATGAGAACGTTTATGTTGCGCTTGGCGCGGACCACTCCACGCCTTGCGAGGTTGGCGACCACACGGCGGACCCCGTGCCCATAACGATCTACGGCCCTGATGTGTTGGCGGACAACGTTGCCGGCTACTCCGAGCGTTCGTGCCAGAGAGGCGGCCTGTGTCGGATCACAGCGAACCAGTTCCTGCTGACTCTTCTGGACTTCATGGGCTTCACGTATAGATACGGCTCCTGA
- a CDS encoding DUF4266 domain-containing protein, whose protein sequence is MRRTDGTLNSGSLAILALLLLALGLCQGCATVKPYEMEFLTDPIMLFDEINPDVPTLEFLVLGDIEKAWVTGAGASGGGCVSCAGR, encoded by the coding sequence GTGAGACGGACAGATGGAACGCTAAACTCTGGCTCGTTGGCGATTTTGGCGCTTCTTTTGCTGGCGCTAGGGCTTTGTCAGGGCTGTGCGACGGTCAAACCCTACGAGATGGAGTTTCTGACGGACCCGATCATGCTTTTTGACGAGATAAATCCGGATGTCCCCACTCTTGAGTTCCTCGTTCTTGGGGACATAGAGAAGGCATGGGTCACTGGGGCCGGTGCAAGCGGCGGCGGATGTGTAAGCTGCGCAGGCAGGTAA
- a CDS encoding cold shock domain-containing protein, whose translation MKGEIKRLIRDRGFGFVRAEDGNEIFFHRSAVQGTDYDSLREGSKVDFSTEQGPKGLRATNLRLDES comes from the coding sequence TTGAAAGGTGAGATTAAAAGGCTGATCAGAGACCGTGGTTTCGGATTTGTTCGAGCGGAAGATGGTAACGAGATATTCTTCCATCGTTCTGCCGTGCAGGGAACTGATTATGATTCTCTTCGCGAAGGTAGTAAGGTGGATTTCTCGACGGAGCAAGGGCCTAAAGGGCTTCGAGCGACGAATCTGCGACTGGACGAGAGCTAA
- the guaA gene encoding glutamine-hydrolyzing GMP synthase, whose product MNTPDKESSTAPEQQRIVVLDFGSQYTQLIARRVREGHVYSEILPYNVDASRVLSDGVKGIILSGGPANLSSAGVLLPDQRILDAPVPMLGICYGMQLLGQHFGGTVSRASRREYGSARLSILKEDHLFKGMREGVQGETTVWMSHGDRVESLGPELITIARTANSPNAAIRHTSRPVFGVQFHPEVSHTTEGRNILRNFVIGICNCRPNWTPDSFIEHEIARCRELIGSGKVVCATSGGVDSTVVAVLLSRAIGENLVAIFVDNGLLREGEVNQVTSMLREELGINVIAVTASERFLSSLRGVSDPQEKRKIIGNLFIEVFEETASSLEDCEYLAQGTLYPDVIESVPVRGPSALIKGHHNVWGLPERMKLKLIEPLRELFKDEVRVIGKNLGIPDRILMRQPFPGPGLAVRVIGPIAPPQLGVLREADTIVRDEIERAGLSNDLWQWFAVLLPVKSVGVMGDERTYENAVAIRVVKSLDAMTADWAKLPYDVLGTISSRIINEVDGVNRVVYDISTKPPSTIEWE is encoded by the coding sequence ATGAACACGCCTGATAAGGAATCTTCAACCGCACCTGAGCAGCAGCGCATTGTAGTTCTTGATTTCGGCTCCCAGTACACCCAACTGATCGCGAGGCGCGTACGGGAGGGCCACGTTTATTCTGAGATACTTCCCTATAACGTGGATGCCTCGCGTGTGCTCTCAGACGGCGTCAAGGGCATAATCCTGTCCGGTGGCCCGGCGAATCTCTCCTCCGCAGGCGTGCTGCTTCCCGACCAGCGCATCCTCGATGCGCCGGTCCCGATGCTTGGCATCTGCTACGGGATGCAGCTTTTGGGCCAGCATTTCGGGGGCACGGTCAGTAGAGCGTCGCGTCGTGAGTATGGAAGCGCGAGGCTTTCGATACTTAAGGAGGACCATCTTTTCAAGGGAATGCGTGAGGGTGTGCAAGGTGAGACGACGGTCTGGATGAGCCATGGCGACAGGGTTGAATCTCTCGGGCCAGAGCTTATCACAATAGCGAGAACTGCCAATTCACCAAACGCAGCCATCAGGCACACCAGTCGGCCCGTATTTGGCGTTCAGTTCCATCCCGAGGTCTCCCACACCACCGAGGGGCGCAACATTTTGCGGAACTTCGTCATCGGGATATGCAATTGCAGGCCAAACTGGACCCCGGACTCGTTCATCGAACACGAGATCGCAAGATGCAGAGAGCTCATCGGCAGTGGGAAGGTGGTCTGCGCCACGAGCGGCGGAGTCGACTCGACCGTCGTTGCTGTGCTTCTCTCGAGAGCAATCGGGGAGAACCTGGTCGCGATTTTCGTTGATAACGGCCTTCTGCGAGAGGGCGAGGTCAACCAGGTCACATCTATGCTCCGGGAGGAGCTCGGCATCAACGTGATTGCTGTAACTGCGAGCGAGAGATTCCTCTCCTCCCTCAGAGGCGTCTCCGATCCGCAGGAGAAGCGCAAGATAATCGGCAACCTGTTCATCGAGGTGTTTGAGGAGACGGCGAGTTCGCTCGAGGACTGTGAGTATCTCGCCCAGGGCACGTTGTATCCGGATGTTATCGAGAGTGTCCCTGTTAGGGGGCCTTCCGCTCTCATCAAAGGCCACCACAATGTCTGGGGTCTGCCGGAGCGGATGAAGCTGAAGCTCATCGAGCCGCTCCGCGAGCTCTTCAAGGATGAGGTCAGAGTTATCGGCAAGAATCTCGGCATTCCAGACCGCATCCTGATGAGGCAGCCCTTCCCGGGGCCTGGCCTGGCCGTTCGGGTAATTGGCCCCATCGCACCGCCTCAGCTTGGGGTTTTGCGAGAGGCCGACACGATTGTCAGGGATGAGATCGAAAGGGCTGGCCTAAGTAATGACCTTTGGCAGTGGTTCGCCGTGTTGCTGCCGGTCAAGAGCGTGGGCGTGATGGGGGATGAGCGCACCTATGAGAATGCGGTCGCCATCCGGGTCGTGAAGAGCCTCGACGCGATGACAGCCGATTGGGCGAAGCTGCCTTATGACGTGCTGGGCACGATCTCCAGCCGCATCATAAATGAGGTTGACGGGGTCAACCGTGTCGTCTATGACATAAGCACGAAGCCGCCGAGCACAATTGAGTGGGAATAG
- the hflK gene encoding FtsH protease activity modulator HflK, protein MPPQDFDLSKMRAKGRSGENFGMNFGNLKLPKVRLPWIVLAIIVIWLLTGFYMVRPGEQGVVRRFGAYVYSTEEGLRYHLPYPIETLDKVSLTEIRRLEVGFRTVEGVARNVHQESHMLSGDENIVNVTMIVQYRVNDARAYLFNVKDQVGTIRDATESALRQVIGIHSIDDVLTAGKQQIQDETREKLDELLQSYTLGVHVTAVQLQDVHPPQQVIHAFKDVASAKEDKSKTINNAHGYRNEVLPQAVGEAAQMVQKAEGAKVDRIKRAEGDVQKFLKTLEKYRMAKDVTRRRLYIETMEAVLPAAKKIILTETGQVNLLNLLSSDFQTLAPSKKEAGGK, encoded by the coding sequence ATGCCACCACAGGATTTTGACCTCAGCAAGATGAGGGCCAAGGGACGCAGCGGTGAGAACTTTGGGATGAACTTTGGCAACTTGAAGCTGCCCAAGGTTCGTCTCCCCTGGATTGTTCTCGCCATCATTGTTATTTGGCTTCTGACTGGGTTTTACATGGTTCGACCGGGCGAGCAGGGCGTTGTAAGACGGTTCGGGGCCTACGTTTACAGCACAGAGGAGGGCCTTCGCTACCACCTTCCCTACCCGATAGAGACCCTTGATAAAGTCAGCCTCACCGAGATAAGGCGCCTCGAGGTCGGCTTCAGGACGGTCGAGGGCGTTGCGCGAAACGTGCATCAAGAGTCGCACATGCTCTCTGGCGACGAAAACATCGTCAACGTGACGATGATCGTCCAGTATCGCGTCAACGACGCCAGGGCCTATCTCTTCAACGTGAAGGATCAGGTGGGGACGATCCGGGACGCGACTGAATCGGCGCTTAGGCAGGTTATCGGCATCCACTCCATCGACGACGTTCTGACGGCTGGCAAGCAGCAGATTCAGGACGAGACTCGTGAGAAGCTCGACGAGCTGCTCCAGTCCTACACGCTCGGCGTTCACGTAACGGCCGTTCAGTTGCAGGACGTTCATCCGCCCCAGCAGGTCATCCACGCCTTCAAGGACGTTGCGAGCGCCAAAGAGGACAAAAGCAAGACGATCAACAACGCGCACGGCTATCGCAACGAAGTGCTTCCCCAAGCCGTGGGCGAGGCGGCCCAGATGGTTCAGAAGGCCGAAGGCGCCAAGGTCGATAGGATCAAGCGCGCAGAGGGCGACGTGCAGAAGTTCCTCAAGACGCTCGAGAAGTATAGGATGGCCAAGGATGTTACGAGACGGCGACTCTACATCGAGACGATGGAGGCGGTTCTACCGGCGGCCAAGAAGATAATCCTCACCGAGACGGGCCAGGTGAATCTGTTGAATCTTCTGTCGAGCGATTTTCAAACGCTTGCGCCGAGCAAGAAGGAGGCGGGCGGCAAATGA
- a CDS encoding radical SAM protein, whose amino-acid sequence MRLFLVNPPSFSKNLAPLPPAGLAYIAAFVRENGYDVDMLDAMNLGLDHAQTVARVRSSQPDLVGISVVSGTHNSSVMLGKLLHEALPQAKIVLGGPHVHFLYQQIMQEHAWINFCVRGEGEHTTLELLSALERGTDLSGIPGLVHRINGRLLVNQDRPFIKDLDNLPFPARDLLPMYAYYWRIFGFTRPDDKVVTITATRGCPFHCHFCASSYLWKVQRRRSVENVLDEIGKCSREYDVGMLLFPDDLLLLNEKWAIRLCQGMIERGYDRFKWACMGRPGRMSANMLDWLEKARCGLIMYGIEFGNQRLLNFCDKKTTLPDIESTIAATRARGILTMGFFILGYPTETVETIEQTIQFAQELKLDYAEFNLPKALPGSPLHDYCLERDLLIDTSDQNYSSVSTQMIALENVTPAELARLYRKALKRTRYSFAGRLKKFARRMLLRRATHKLS is encoded by the coding sequence ATGCGGCTGTTCCTCGTCAACCCTCCCTCCTTCAGTAAGAACCTCGCGCCTCTGCCGCCGGCTGGCCTTGCATACATCGCAGCATTTGTCAGAGAAAACGGCTATGACGTCGATATGCTCGATGCGATGAATCTCGGACTCGACCACGCCCAGACGGTGGCTCGCGTTCGCAGTTCACAGCCGGACCTGGTTGGCATTTCGGTTGTGTCCGGGACCCACAACTCCAGCGTCATGCTCGGCAAGCTGCTCCACGAGGCGCTGCCCCAGGCCAAGATTGTCCTCGGCGGCCCGCACGTTCATTTCTTGTATCAGCAAATTATGCAAGAGCACGCCTGGATAAACTTCTGCGTCCGAGGCGAGGGTGAGCACACCACGCTGGAACTCCTCTCGGCGCTCGAACGAGGCACAGACCTGTCAGGCATACCCGGGCTGGTCCACCGCATAAACGGCAGGCTACTCGTGAATCAGGACCGCCCGTTTATCAAAGACCTCGACAATCTGCCGTTTCCGGCAAGGGACCTGCTCCCTATGTATGCCTACTACTGGCGCATCTTTGGCTTCACGCGCCCGGACGACAAGGTTGTTACGATAACGGCTACGCGGGGGTGCCCATTTCACTGTCATTTCTGCGCCTCGAGTTACCTTTGGAAAGTGCAGCGGCGAAGGTCGGTCGAGAACGTGCTCGACGAGATCGGCAAATGCAGCCGCGAATACGACGTGGGGATGCTCCTGTTCCCTGACGACCTGCTCCTTCTGAACGAAAAGTGGGCGATTAGGCTGTGCCAGGGGATGATCGAACGAGGCTACGATCGATTCAAGTGGGCGTGTATGGGCCGGCCGGGCAGAATGTCCGCCAACATGCTCGACTGGCTCGAGAAAGCCAGATGTGGCCTGATAATGTATGGGATTGAGTTCGGTAACCAGCGATTGCTCAACTTCTGCGACAAGAAGACCACGCTTCCTGACATCGAGTCCACCATCGCAGCGACACGAGCGCGGGGGATACTTACAATGGGATTTTTTATCCTTGGCTATCCGACCGAGACGGTTGAAACCATCGAGCAAACAATACAATTTGCGCAAGAACTCAAGCTGGACTATGCGGAGTTCAATCTGCCCAAGGCGCTTCCTGGCTCGCCGCTCCATGATTATTGTCTCGAAAGAGACCTGCTGATTGACACGAGCGACCAGAACTACAGCAGCGTGTCCACGCAGATGATAGCGCTCGAGAACGTTACGCCAGCCGAGCTCGCTAGGCTATACCGAAAGGCGTTGAAGAGAACCCGCTACTCGTTCGCAGGGCGCCTCAAGAAGTTCGCTAGGCGCATGTTACTTCGGCGCGCAACACACAAACTCTCCTGA
- a CDS encoding glycosyltransferase, whose product MSVETEHVKVAVGVPCYNAAATIGACIASLGEQTRTPDEIIVVDDGSTDNSGLLAGYAGAEVISPGENVGLSAARNLLWQHTDADIILFVDADTVARSDLLEKLLKHYVSPEVGGVGGQAVEARIESIYDLWRKFSAAQTLGDRVLEDAQVLFGLCCSYRRSVLEQATGFDPYFRTNGEDHDISIRIRKVGHRLVYEPAAVVEHYRTDTFRSLMRMLYRYELFTQVAKMRNGVLIENHYRTFWRRVGFFFGRLSQIASRMRGFKFALIDLAALVPVFAACYRAKSLARQGLARSRAHSNV is encoded by the coding sequence GTGAGCGTAGAAACTGAGCATGTCAAGGTTGCGGTTGGGGTCCCGTGCTACAATGCGGCCGCCACTATTGGCGCCTGTATCGCATCGCTCGGCGAGCAGACGCGCACGCCTGATGAGATAATCGTTGTGGATGACGGCTCCACGGACAACAGCGGCCTCCTTGCCGGATACGCTGGTGCGGAGGTCATCTCCCCGGGCGAGAACGTGGGGCTATCCGCGGCGAGAAACCTGCTGTGGCAGCATACGGATGCCGACATCATTCTTTTCGTAGATGCGGACACGGTTGCGCGCAGCGACTTGCTGGAAAAGCTGCTCAAGCACTATGTGTCCCCCGAGGTTGGCGGCGTTGGGGGGCAGGCGGTCGAGGCGCGTATCGAGAGCATTTATGACCTTTGGCGGAAGTTCAGCGCGGCGCAGACTCTCGGGGACCGGGTGCTCGAGGACGCGCAGGTGCTGTTTGGTCTTTGCTGCTCCTACCGCCGGTCTGTGCTCGAGCAGGCGACCGGCTTCGACCCGTATTTTCGGACCAACGGGGAGGACCACGACATCAGCATTCGGATACGAAAGGTCGGCCACAGGCTGGTTTACGAACCGGCCGCGGTCGTCGAGCATTACAGGACGGACACGTTCAGGTCGCTGATGAGAATGCTATATCGTTACGAGCTGTTCACGCAGGTTGCGAAGATGCGAAACGGCGTCCTGATCGAGAACCATTACAGGACATTCTGGAGACGCGTCGGCTTTTTCTTCGGACGTCTTTCACAAATTGCTAGTAGGATGCGAGGCTTCAAGTTCGCTTTGATCGACCTGGCGGCGCTGGTTCCCGTCTTCGCCGCGTGCTACAGGGCGAAGTCCCTGGCGAGGCAGGGGCTCGCGAGGTCGAGGGCGCACTCGAATGTGTAA